One region of Triticum aestivum cultivar Chinese Spring chromosome 6B, IWGSC CS RefSeq v2.1, whole genome shotgun sequence genomic DNA includes:
- the LOC123134335 gene encoding prohibitin-3, mitochondrial-like: MAGGGQAAVSFLTKVAKVAAGLGLTASAVSTSLYTVDGGQRAVIFDRFQGVLPEVVSEGTHFLVPWLQKPFLFDIRTRPHSFSSTSGTKDLQMVSLTLRVLARPDVERLPEIFTNLGLDYDDKVLPSIGNEVLKAVVAQFNADQLLTDRPHVSALVREALVRRAGEFNIVLDDVAITHLAYGNDFAQAVEKKQVAQQEAERSRFLVVRAEQERRAAIVRAEGESDSARLISDATALVGNGLIELRRIEAAKEIAGVIARSTNVSYIPSGNNGQMLLGLSSAR; the protein is encoded by the coding sequence ATGGCTGGCGGCGGGCAAGCAGCGGTCTCGTTCCTGACGAAGGTCGCAAAGGTGGCTGCCGGGTTGGGCTTGACGGCATCTGCCGTCTCCACGTCCCTCTACACGGTGGACGGCGGCCAACGGGCGGTCATCTTCGACCGCTTCCAGGGCGTTCTCCCGGAGGTCGTCTCGGAGGGCACCCACTTCCTCGTCCCCTGGCTCCAGAAGCCCTTCCTCTTCGACATCCGCACGCGCCCGCACAGCTTCTCCTCCACCTCCGGAACCAAGGATCTGCAGATGGTCAGCCTCACGCTCCGCGTCCTCGCCCGCCCCGATGTGGAACGCCTTCCTGAAATCTTCACCAACCTCGGCCTCGACTATGACGACAAGGTGCTCCCCTCCATCGGCAACGAGGTGCTCAAGGCCGTCGTCGCCCAGTTCAACGCAGACCAGCTCCTCACCGATCGTCCCCACGTCTCTGCCCTCGTCCGTGAAGCCCTCGTCCGCCGCGCCGGCGAGTTCAACATCGTGCTCGATGACGTCGCCATCACCCACCTCGCCTACGGGAACGACTTCGCCCAGGCCGTTGAGAAGAAGCAGGTCGCACAGCAGGAGGCTGAGCGCTCCAGGTTCCTCGTTGTGCGTGCAGAGCAGGAGAGGCGTGCTGCTATTGTTCGCGCGGAGGGAGAGAGTGACTCCGCACGGCTCATCTCAGATGCCACCGCTCTTGTAGGCAATGGCCTGATCGAGCTCAGGAGGATCGAGGCTGCTAAGGAGATAGCTGGGGTGATTGCGCGCTCAACCAATGTTTCCTACATCCCTTCCGGCAACAACGGCCAGATGCTGCTTGGGCTCAGCAGTGCCCGCTGA